The Gloeomargarita lithophora Alchichica-D10 genomic sequence GGTCTGCAAGGCAAACTGAGTCAATATATCCAAAAATTACGCCATCAATGTTTAGATTTATTGGCCGAATTAGAAGCTCGGATTGATTTTGATGAGGACTTAGTTCCCTTAAATTATGACCATATTCAAAAGCAAATTTTTCTACTATTAGAACAGGTGCATCAGTTATTAGCAACTGCTGAGCGGGGGGAATTATTACGGCGGGGGATTAAAGTGGCGATTGTGGGTCGTCCCAATGTGGGCAAATCCAGTTTGTTAAATGCCTGGAGTCAGACTGAACGGGCGATTGTCACCGATTTACCTGGTACAACCCGTGATGTGGTAGATGCTTATTTGGTGGTGCAGGGCATCCCTGTGGAAATTTTAGATACCGCCGGGATTCGATCTACGGATGATCCGGTGGAGCAAATCGGGATTGATCGTTCCCGGCAAGCCATACAAAAAGCCGATATTATCCTATGGGTTGTTGATGCTTTGACGGGGTGGACAAAAGAGGATGAAAGGCTCTATCAAGAATTAGAAGCCAGCAAGGTGATTGCCATCGTAAATAAAATTGACTTAACCGCAGAATTACCACAAATTTCCCAAATAAAGACCCCAATAATCTACACCTCAGCCCTCAATCATACCGGCATTGATCAATTAGAGTCGGTGCTGATAGAGCAGGTTTCGCAAGGAAAAGTGCAGCAAACTAATGTAACCTACACTATTAACCAACGCCAACAAACCGCCCTACTCCAAGTCCAACAAGCCTTACAAAATATGCAAACCACCATCACTCAGAAATTACCGATAGATTTTTGGACGATTGATTTACGCACAGCAATTCAAGCCTTGGGAAGTATTACCGGAGAGGAAATTACCGAAAGTGTCCTCGACCGTATTTTTAGTAAATTCTGTATTGGTAAATGATCTATAGCAATCCTAGCTGAGTATGGCTACGCCACGCTATCGCTAACGCTATGAGAATAGCGGTCGCAGGGGCATCCCCCGTCCCTGGTTCTCGGTAATATGGGCATTCCAGTGAAATAGCTTTCTCTTCGTTCCAATAAATAGAGATGTCCTGTTATAATTAGGGCAAATAGTGGGGCTTATCTATGTTAGAAAATAGCAATTATCATCAGGTTAATCGAGAACAATTGGTGGATATGTTACGACATTATTGCCACGTCAAGGATGAATATAGTCATGCACTTTTACTGTATCGAGTTGGGGATTTTTACGAAACGTTTTTCCAGGATGCGATTACCGTCGCCAGGGAATTAGAACTTTATTTAACCAGCAAACATGGGGGCAAAGAAATTGGCAAAGTCCCGATGGCTGGAGTGCCCCACCACGCCTTAGAAAGATACGCCAATCAGTTATTAAAAAAAGGCTATGCGGTTGCTATTTGTGACCAAACCGAAGAAGCCGCCATTGCCGAGCGTGAACGGCGGATGGTACGCCGAGAAGTAACCCGTGTATTTACGCCCGGAACTTTGTTGGAAGAAGCCCTCCTGCCCGCCCGAGAAAATAATTTTTTGTGCGCTTTAATCCTGAATAATGAACATTGGGGACTCGCCCACGGAGACGTTTCCACCGGGGAATTTCGCCTCACCCAAGCCCAGGGGATTGACATGCTAACCCAGGAATTATTACGCATTCAACCGGCAGAAATTATCCTACCCGTCGAAACCCCCGATTTGGTTGGTTTACTGCGACCGGGGGAAAGCGCAGGTAAAATCCCCGCCGGTTTGCCCATACAATTTACTTATACATTACAGCCCTATCGTCTCTTTCAAGGCACCAATGCCCGCCAAACTCTTTTGGAAACCTATGGTCTGAAATCCCTCGAAGGTCTGGGGTGTGATGGGTTGCCCCTAGCGGTACAGGCGGCGGGGGGATTGTTGGGGTATTTGGCGAATAATCAAGGCCATTATCAAACAGGATTGCAATTACCTCATACATACTTTGTCAGTGAATATATGCGATTGGATCAACAAACCCGCCGCAATCTGGAACTGACCCAAACCGTGCGGGAGGGGGCATTTCACGGCTCACTGCTCTGGGCGATTGACC encodes the following:
- the mnmE gene encoding tRNA uridine-5-carboxymethylaminomethyl(34) synthesis GTPase MnmE, whose product is MLDLGDTIAAIATAVAPEQGSIAIVRLSGGDSVKIAHTIFHAPGKQIWESHRILYGYIQNATGQTIDEALLLLMLAPRSYTREDVVEFHCHGGMMTVQKVLNLCIQNGARLARPGEFTLRAVLNGRLDLTQAEAIADLIGAKSSASADNALAGLQGKLSQYIQKLRHQCLDLLAELEARIDFDEDLVPLNYDHIQKQIFLLLEQVHQLLATAERGELLRRGIKVAIVGRPNVGKSSLLNAWSQTERAIVTDLPGTTRDVVDAYLVVQGIPVEILDTAGIRSTDDPVEQIGIDRSRQAIQKADIILWVVDALTGWTKEDERLYQELEASKVIAIVNKIDLTAELPQISQIKTPIIYTSALNHTGIDQLESVLIEQVSQGKVQQTNVTYTINQRQQTALLQVQQALQNMQTTITQKLPIDFWTIDLRTAIQALGSITGEEITESVLDRIFSKFCIGK